The region AAAGTATTCTGAAAACAAAtcgatttttaatttattggttaACGGAGATCCAACCGTGAAAACGAAGAACATGACAGGTTATACAGTATTTCATTTAAGTTTAAATTGTGATAATAACTATCTGGTATGTTctaattattttcagttatGCATGAGTTGtttctgaaaacaatttccaacactaattttcatctttttttaagAGGCACACAGATGTCCGAATTAGTGATCATCAAGCCTGTGGGAAAACCCCTTCCATTCTCCTTTGACATACTGTCAACAGTCTTTCAATATGGAAACAGGTGCTTCACAAAGTATCCTGAAGGCATGCCTGTATGACTATTTCAAGCAAGCATTCCCAGACGGAATGTCATATGAAAGGTCATTTCTATTTGAGGATGGAGGAGTTGCTACAGCCAGCTGGAACATTCGGTATTGtaatttctttcagttatgGCATTCagagaacattttaaaaatacattaaatattcaagaaTATTTTTGACGCGGAGCAGAGAGTAACTATTTTGAAAGTGACATTTAGTTGTGATTCTCTCCCAAAAACTCATTTTGTCGACATACAGGTTGAGACCCTGAACCACGTAAAAAGTATAGTGACCTGAGAATATGAAGGCCACTTCATTTTGAAAGGGTTTTGGCCTTGTAACAATCTAAGATGGCATTTGGGTGTAAGTGGGCTAAAACTGGAAAATGACCAAATTAATGACTAGCTTTCTTTAAAAGAATTGTATTgtagtattattatttgacGCAGATACAAGATtaatttaagcattttttcttaactaATACCCCAACCCTCTCTCAATTTTCCAGTCTGGAAGGAAATTGCTTCATCCACAAATCCATCTATCATGGCGTAAACTTTCCCGCTGATGGACCcgtaatgaaaaagaagacaattGGCTGGGAGAAGTCATTCGAAAAAATGACTGTGTCTAAAGAGGTGTTAAGAGGTGATGTGACTCAGTTTCTTATGCTCGAAGGAGGTGGTTACCACAGATGCCAGTTTCACTCCACTTACAAGTAAGATTTTTGTTGCTGCATCAGCTCCGACGATTGCGAAATGTACTTTATGAATATTTGGCTCTCTTGTCTTGTATGTTTtccaaaatgaaagaagttgAAGAGAACACAGGGATAAGAAAGGCTTCAGCAGAACTGCACAGTAATACTTTtgtgaagtcctgactttttcaggcttctgtaCGCAATTGCTTTAATTGCGTTCATAattgcgatgatcatagcttatttgaGAGTAATAGTTTGTTTCATAATTAAATATTCGGGATGGAAGAAGTGAACTCCACAAGAAGCAAAAAGTTAACTAATCCCCTTTTAAGCataaacattttctttcctaaCTTTTATTCGCGCAGTAGGTCCAAGGGGGGTGGACAAAATAACTGCTGAATGATCAAAAGAATTCTTGAACCATACTTAGGAAGTTAAAGGCAAAGTATCGTTAGAGATGTTCCTAAAGCAAGTTTTTGTCTATATTTTTCGTAgttgaattttaattgttctttctcttttgtttgtttctttgccttttttttctttttttgtttgtttgtttttttttttgcacagaacggAGAAGCCGGTTACAATGCCTCCGAGTCATGTCGTAGAACATCACATTGTGAGGACTGACCTTGGCCAAACTGCAAACGGCTTCAAGGTCAAGCTGGAAGAACATGCTGAGGCTCATGTTAACCCTTTGAAGGTTAAATAACTCTTTTTAAGATGGAAGCACTTTCAATACTTACAATCAATGTCCTGAATTCATTGTAATATGAATCGGATCAattgaagaataaaaaaaacttgatatAATCAACTGTATAATGCCATCCTTTCATTTCGTGCAGCCACAAATGCTCCCTGAGACTTAAAACTGGGAGCACATGTATTGGCGATACATTGGCAACTATTTTCCATGACTGCCTGCTCATAATTAGACACCCACAACTCCTTTTGGAAAACTGTCAGCCTCCCTACCGGGTCATTTATTAAGGCAGGGGTACACCTGAAAGGCGTTTTCACGCCGGTTAAAAAAATCACGTTTGCTTTTTAAGCAATACAAAAACCCTATGCTCAAAACACAAATCAATGTTTTGGGGTGTTTTGTAAATTCGGTATATTTGAAAGAGTAGTAAAATTTATAGAGATAAGAAATAGTTAAGATTTGATGTAGtttgaaaagttaaaaattgatgtaGGGACACCCAAACAGTCCCCCTTCCAACTGGGTGTTCTCTCGGGTTGGGGGCAACTGTCTGTTGGTGTTGGTTTTCTTCTCCATGGAAAAGGCTCAAAGCAGTAACCAGTACCTTAAAAGTCCAAAAGTCATTAGGTCTTGACAACACTCCAGCGCTTATCAGGAAGGACCCAATCTTCCGTCCACGATTTATTGCTGCGCATCTGTAACCACACTTCTCCATTGTAACCCTCCATCAGCATGGCAGAAGACCGATATTACTCCCCTTCCTAAAAAAGTAGACGACCCTTCCATCAAACTATTGCGGCATTTCCTTGTCTGCGATAGCCTCCAAGATCTACAACAAGTTCCTATTAAGGCGTGTCGCCCCTGAAGTGGACAACTGCATTACCGTTATTACTCTTATAGATCGTAAATGTCGCGATTTATAGACATAGAGCAGAAAAGCATTTCGTaaattttgtcacattttttaacctcaggttttgtttcaaacttttcttcattttcgaGAAATATGGGCTGGTTTAAATTTGATGTTGAAAAGAACTATAATTAAATTTAgcatcacccaactagtggaccaATGAagatcctgcattttgattggctacgctactagagGACTATCAGTAATAGAAGCGAAACTCGCGccgctttctttcgttttattcccccccaaaaaattcttcaacttgcatttgctaattttattattgcctttccTGTCCGACTAGTCAGGGTGGTAAAGGGGGGTGTAGATCACGTTTTACAAATAATAAAACGGTCCTTTCAAAAttcacgaaaaataaaataggcATTTCACGCTTCAGGGAAAAAAGGAGAACGtttttcttgaaacaaaagttaCATACCGTTACCTTGGTCATTTCGGACATTGCGTTGATGCGCATCCGCCATTTTGGCCGAAACAGACGAAAAAGAGGATGAAAATGATGGCTGGCCAAAAGTCACAGAAAACCAGACCAATCACGTTGTCGCAACAGGGATCAACCGTCCAGTCACGGTCACGCAATATCATTTATTACGTAAAGGTTgtccaaaatttcaaagacatAACGAAAATCACGGTTCACGGCgaatttaaaaacatttatttctgGTTTCACGGAAACtaattttgcaaaatcacGCCCCGCGGCTACTATGGAAATTACGATtcacgaagaaaaaaaattagccatttcacatttcacaggaaaaaaacagGGCCTATCACGAGTCACGAATCCTCACTAGTTGGGTGAGACTTCGCCttatgggctattgacccgtagcccgaaagggctacaggtctaattgttaaataacacGTCACTCGGCTCTGTCACGCACTCATCACGCGCTTCTGTCGCGTACTAAGACAAATTCAAGAGTTTTTCATTACAGGGACTATTTCCTTTAATAAATACTGAGTTTAGTCGTAGAAACGTCCCTAGATGTTAACAAAATCTTTGCATGGAAAGTAAAAGCGTCTTGTTGATAACGATTCGCTTCACTTTCGACAAGCATTGGCTGGTTTTAATGTTGAAAATTAAGAGCTAAATTAAATACAGGGCGCTTTATTTTCGAGAAATATTGGCTGGTTTTAATGTTGGCAAGAGCTAAAATCAAATAAGGCGCATAATCTAGCTCTGTCACGTGCTCATCACGCACTTCTGCTTCATACTGATTACATAAGGTTAAAGCTGTGGTGCTGTGCTCTGAGGTCATACATGGGTCGTGTTCAGGGGCCGAGCGCCTAGCCGGCAGCACAGCTCCTTAGGTCCGACCtcgttgagctgcgcccttcgtAATTCAGTCTACGAATGCGGGAAATGCGAAGACGTGAAAATACTACCGAGAAACTGGCGTTATCAATTCtgcaaaaatgccaaaaccTCTCAATTGTTGCGTACCTGGCTGCCTCAGTAGCTTTAGAAGGTTCTGGATTACAGAACTACAGAATCGCAAAGAATATGCATCTACGAAAGCAATACGTCTACGTAATCCGCAACAAAACACTAAAGCCTGAGAGCGACAACACACGGATTTACTCACAGCATTTCGAGGGAGGACAAAAGCTACATCGACAGCACCTCCCGTCTATCTTTCCTTGGACAAAGAGCAAGGAAAAACGAAGGGAACTTGAAAGGTTGTAGGTGCCCAGAGCTAGAGAATGTAGCAAATCCAAAGTTCCGTCTGTATCAAGCGTCATGGAACCTGCAATGACAGCAACAATAGCAGATGAGGATCCCATTGAAGAGGAAAGCCTTGTTGCCACATCAGCAGAAATTCTTACGGATAAGTTATCTTTCGTCGACGAAGCTACTCAGAAAGAGCATATCTTTGAAGAAGATGAACGTGAAAGGAAAATTCAAGaactgaacttgaaaatcGAAAAACTAACAAAAGAATTAAAGCAGCTAAAGCTCAAACATGAAAACGGCAAATTCAACATGGAAACATTTAGGAACAGTCCGGCTGATATTGCTTTTTATAatataagccgagaaatttcggagatttgattggtttatagcatcactatttccgcgtaatagtggtataacagaaaaaatcgatggtataacaaggttgccttgttataccaCCGCTTCAGTGACCGCAAAAGATCTTGCCCATCGTTTTAAAGTGAGTGAGAGCTCTATGTCATCGATTTTCAGAACTTGGATCAGGTTTTTGAGATGCGAATTCGAGCCCCTGATCTGTCTGCCACCAAGAGATATCCTGCAGCTTCATATGCCtccattgtttaaaaaaacattatcCCCAAACAACACTTATCATAGATTGCACAGAGTTTGAAATGGAGAGGCCTTAATCACTTGATAATCAGTCTGCATGTTACCCACAGTATAAATCCAGAACAACAATGGAGGCCTTAATTGGATTAACACCCAGTGGAGCCACTGCATTTGCAAGTGAATTATACCCTGGCAGTACATcagacaaagaaattgttgtaAAGCGTGGTTTACTGTCTTACCAACTGGAGACGAGATCATGGCAGACAAGGGATTTTTGATCAAAGAAGAGCTAATATCAGTTGGGGCAACATTAGTTTTAGCTAGTTTTCTGAAAGCTCGTAAGCAGTTCACTAAAGAGGAAGCAGAACATAATAAGAAGGTTGCCTGCTTGAGGGTGCATGTAGAAAGGTGCATGGAGAGGATAAAGAACTGGCACATTTTGGACAGAAAAATCCCCATTACTTTAGCTCCAATTTCCTCAGAcatcattattgttttgtcaGCCTTTACTAATTTTTTACCACCACTGACATCTTAGGACTTAATAATCATTGTAAAGCCATGAATTTGTCTAGCTtactttgaaacaaaaacttagTTTGTAATGTCTAATTACTGAACTTGTACAGTAGTATAAACTATATTATAGAACAAATAAAAAGCCTTTCATGCTTTGTTTTCTCATAAGTCATGCAAGGAAGTGACTTCATGCTCCAGGCACTTTCTTGTGTGCCttataagaaaacaaagtgtGATTAAGGCTTTGTTATTTGTTCAGTACAACATCTTGTCTCACAGCCATTgaccgaatgcataaatggcggccaaaaaaatattcttttgttgacGTGTTAATGAGACTCACTAGCCTCGCTCTcaagcaacatttcttttgtcttttgtccatgcaaacgaggctagtgaggctTTTTAGCACATaagcaaaagaatattttttgggctgccatttatgcattcagTCTATGGAGCACATATTATTGTAGTTTATCACTTAGATTCAACCTTGCATTACCATAATTTATCCCAGGATTATTGCAATTTCTGGAATCATGCAACTGTTGAAAAAATCCTCAAGTTTGACTAAAACAGGTTTCCAAAACTCTTCATTATAAAAGACTCTTTGGATAAAAAGAGGACAATTCCACAAGGATCGCTTAACAACCAAGTCTTCCGATTTTTTTCCTGTCACAAACATTTGTTGTTGGacttgataaaaataatgatgattcTTGTTTAAACCCCCATATATGTCCAAATTGTCCTGAATGTAACCGGTGGCAGTCCAGGCAGACTTTCACTGAACGCTTCCACAGAAACAAGAAGCCTTTAATTCCGGTTGAACCTCATCAAGAACACCTAGCTCAGATTTTTTTCGTGCAAGATGAATCCCACCGTCTGGATCTCTTCATTCCCTTTCTAATCGGCCAGACTTGATGTAATTTCTTACCCTGCAAATTTACAAAATCGCAATTAGAACATGGAATTGTAGATCCTTAACTTGCAACAAACAAATCTCGAAATCTTGTTGAAATGAGACTAACCTCGTGattagttgttgttttttgccGATCGTACGCGCTCCTCTGCACGATAGCCATCGTTTCAGTTGTGTTACAATGCATTCCTTTGGTACTTCTCGAGGCAAACGAGCACCAGGAATATCATATTCAGTCAAAGAAACTGTATTAATCGCAGAACTAACAAAAGTTTTCGATGATTCACCGCAAGACGCCATATTTATACTTACAGTTTGCTGGTCGGCATTAGGTAACATAGGGTGAAGCGGTCCGGACTGATCGGAATTTTCCGATCGtccttgtgacgtcatcgtccgactgataacgaaaaaaacaaacatatgGCGCTGAAGTGCTAAATCTGCCGGCTGCCAGCTCTGTTGGGAGAACTATTCATTAGTTTGCACACTGAACGACTGACAAAGCAGTTCACATAGGACGATCGGAAAATTCCGATCAGTCCGGACCGCTTCACCCTATGTTACCTAATGCCGACCGCGTAGGTAcgcaaatgtttgaaaaaaaaaaacacttcttttTCGTATAATTTACATTGttgatgaaaacaataaataaataagtaaataaatacaaaaatcCGGGAGACCAAACTCCATGCCATTAGCCCTTTCCGACGGGATAATTTGCGGTCCTCATCGGAAATTacttgcggttcgggatcatttgaggtccaatttggggatcatttgcggtctggGAACCATTTGCGGTCGGGGAACATTGTACAGAACTGTATGGAATAATTTTAGACAGACTGGCATTAATTCATTTTACGGCGGATTTAacccttttattttttattttgtctgaGAAAGATTTGTTATGTTTTAGCTTTTTAACTGCGATACGAATTTTAGTTTGATTTATTAAATAGTAGAGGGCATGAAATTGTAGAGTCAGTTCTTGTTCTAAATTTCGTAAGTCATTAGTAATCATTTCTTGATTTGCGTTAAGTGGTTCGTTTGAGTGGAGTGATTGCAAATGAGACATCCATTCATCCAATTTTCTTCTGTAACGGGAGGGATGCTTGTTTCCTTCATTGTGTCATACATTGATTTTAGACAATtcccaatttttttgttgtccgAATCATCAACATGCAGTGTTTTCACGTTCTAAAACCCTGGAATCAACAAATTCATTTtctatgaaattcatattcatatgttctggtttccaaaataccataatactctttgtttgtccctccacAATTTTGCATcagtattgcttttattttctcttgggaccatagtaagtcccaggagaaaatggaaacaatgtttatgcaaaatttggaggtacaaacaaagagtattttggtatttttgaaagtggcctatgtGGCTCTGAATTTTTGTGGGTTTGGGTTAGGGTTTGTCACAATtcccaatttttttgttgtccgAATCATCAACAGTGTTTTCAAGTTCTTAAAGTCTGGAATCAACAAATTCATTTtctatgaaattcatattcatatgttctgttttcaaaaataccataatactctttgtttgtccctccacAATTTTGCATcagtattgcttttattttctcttgcgACAAAAGTAAGTCCAAGGAGaaacaatgtttatgcaaaattttggagggacaaacaaagagtattttggtatttttgaaagtggcctatgtGGCTCTGAATTTTTGTGGAGATTCATTTTCccaaataaattgttttggaAGATGTAGTAATGTATCGTTAATAATTGGTGCAACTGGATTGtggcaggagcctatgagtaggagcatgcaactccactacattcctgtcacggcgttttcatagaccgatttattttttttatgtactttgaatgagactcccgtgggagtgccacaaccaatcacaagacactaattgacgtcactgcgtcactgcaccggaactgcctttctttcacaaaagaaaaggtgttctaaaaatagatcaatCTGTAAAAATggcgtgacataggcttagtatgggagttgcatgctcctactcattggCTCCTGATTGTGGTTAATTGTATTGATATGAAGCCATGTTACAACAAGGCTGTAGTCTGAATAACTTGACGGCTCCTTAACTGTGAAATTTACGATGTGTCGGAATAAATCCTGATCACATATTGCAATTTGCTATGAAAGGTTAGACTTCCTTAGGAATCACCACTAACCCTGCCAttcaaaatcaccaaaaaatTTACGAAACACcccaaatcattgatttgtgttttgacCATAGGGTTTTTGTATTGCTTGAAAAGCGAACGAGATATTTTTAAGCGGCGTGAAAACGGCTTTCAGGTGTACCCCCGCCTTAATACATGACCCGATAGGGAGGGTGACAGTTTTCCAAAAGGAGTTCTGGTTGTTTACAGTGCGTCTACACAAGCCAGGGTCACTTAAACaaaactgaccaatcacagtgcagGACACGAACAATGAATTCAAACTAAAGTTGATTTGGCCAATCACGAATGTGGGATGGCAATGGTTCGAAATACACAACTGTCGTTACCGAAAACAAATTCTATCGTTGCTATCGTAACTGAACGCCGTGAACGGCGACGGAAGAAATAATTGAGATGTTTGCGGTGATAAAGATGGCAGTAAATCGAAAAGGTGGCGTGTACGTCCACGGCACCAAGTTCATGAATCTATTTCgttatattttaataaaattttatgcTGCTGGTCGCATGAAAAGTAGTTGTGACAGATTGATTCACAGTAAAATAGCTTATTTTATGCATGCGTAATTAGGCAGAATATTGTTGATGTTTTGAAACGttaaaactgaacaatttaCACTGTCGAAGAAGaatctgtaaatttgtgatTCGAAACTTAGTTCCGAAGAATATAATGTCGTGAAATGTCGCATAGAATTTTATAGTGGTTGTCGAGTGAAATTTGATTGACAGTAGAACGACTGATTTTATGCATGCGTAATGAGACAATATTATTCCTTTGCAGAAATATGAAAAGTGATAATTTGCTGTTGGCAAAAAGAATTGAGCATTTTCGGCGTGCACTTCCAAACG is a window of Acropora palmata chromosome 4, jaAcrPala1.3, whole genome shotgun sequence DNA encoding:
- the LOC141878850 gene encoding GFP-like fluorescent chromoprotein amFP486 gives rise to the protein MSYERSFLFEDGGVATASWNIRLEGNCFIHKSIYHGVNFPADGPVMKKKTIGWEKSFEKMTVSKEVLRGDVTQFLMLEGGGYHRCQFHSTYKTEKPVTMPPSHVVEHHIVRTDLGQTANGFKVKLEEHAEAHVNPLKVK